One segment of Panulirus ornatus isolate Po-2019 chromosome 2, ASM3632096v1, whole genome shotgun sequence DNA contains the following:
- the Ndfip gene encoding uncharacterized protein Ndfip, whose translation MPASIRYQPVPLSDEENSESMSDSIPSQRLEEAAAASATPPPYSVTDANEGVVHPPLDDIPPPKPDMHAPPPYEESDTRDGSTTSVTAPLVQESSEVQPPSYEEVQRLKALEAAEDFTVPLCHGSGSLGGAGSVTGTGGSGMRVLRVSSLGGLDPETAEIAEEQLLGTDFMFFVAFAAAFVFNWVGFVLLLCFCHTVAGRTGALAGFGLSLAKWAVIVRHSTDLVADSNTWLLWLIMALGMLICMRAILQYVHAKREWHQVPHNSRHRFFLFY comes from the exons ATGCCAGCCAGCATACGATATCAACCA GTTCCACTATCAGACGAGGAAAACAGTGAGAGCATGTCGGATTCCATACCAAGCCAGAGGCTGGAAGAGGCAGCAGCTGCAAGTGCCACACCCCCTCCGTACTCT GTTACAGATGCCAATGAAGGTGTAGTTCATCCTCCTTTGGATGACATACCTCCTCCAAAGCCAGATATGCATGCCCCTCCACCATATGAGGAATCAGATACTAGGGATGGATCCACTACCTCAGTGACAGCACCCCTTGTGCAGGAGTCATCCGAAGTACAGCCACCCAGCTATGAGGAAGTACAGAGGCTGAAGGCTCTGGAGGCAGCAGAAGATTTTACTGTGCCTCTGTGCCAT GGAAGTGGTTCACTTGGAGGTGCTGGCTCTGTGACTGGGACAGGTGGGAGTGGGATGCGTGTTCTTCGTGTCTCCTCCTTAGGGGGACTTGATCCAGAAACTGCTGAGATAGCTGAAGAACAACTTCTTGGCACAGACTTTATGTTCTTTGTGGCCTTTGCAG ctgCCTTTGTCTTCAACTGGGTGGGCTTTGTACTGCTCTTGTGCTTCTGTCATACAGTTGCTGGTCGCACAGGTGCTTTAGCAGGCTTTGGACTGTCTTTGGCAAAGTGGGCTGTTATCGTTCGGCACTCTACAGACTTGGTAGCAGATTCTAACACTTGGCTGCTATGGCTTATCATGGCCTTAG GAATGTTAATCTGCATGCGAGCCATCCTGCAATATGTGCATGCCAAGCGTGAGTGGCACCAAGTTCCCCATAATTCCCGACAccgcttcttcttgttctacTGA